One genomic window of Salvelinus namaycush isolate Seneca chromosome 22, SaNama_1.0, whole genome shotgun sequence includes the following:
- the LOC120017814 gene encoding MORN repeat-containing protein 2-like: MSGRGTLEHPSGAMYEGDLYHGTGTYRFPDGTKYCRSKNRLEGDGKFTDSQRLVWTGGIHNKAAPGLKLKLNM, encoded by the exons ATGTCAG GCAGAGGGACTCTGGAGCATCCCTCTGGGGCAATGTATGAAGGGGACTTGTACCACGGCACTGGGACATACAGATTCCCTGATGGGACCAAATATTGCAGAAGCAAGAACAG GTTGGAGGGTGATGGGAAGTTCACAGATTCTCAGAGACTTGTTTGGACTGGAGGCATCCACAACAAGGCAGCTCCTGGCTTGAAACTTAAACTCAACATGTAA